In Salisediminibacterium beveridgei, one DNA window encodes the following:
- the pnp gene encoding polyribonucleotide nucleotidyltransferase gives MSKETKVYSMEWAGRTLSFEVGKYAKQANGAVMVKYGDTTVLSTATGSKEPKDLPFFPLTVNYEERLYAAGKIPGGFIKREGRPSDNAVLTSRLIDRPIRPLFPDGYRNDVQVISMVMSSDQNASSEMAAMIGSSMALSISDIPFGGPIAGVVVGRVDGEFIINPTTTQMAESDIDLIVAGTKDAVNMVEAGAEQVPESDMLEAILFGHDEIKRLVAFQEEIVAEVGKSKMEVQLLTTDQELQSELREKAYEKLKEAAKVVEKSAREDAISDVFDEIQLDYVSKEDEEDRSKEIKEILNKLVKEVVRELITKENIRPDGRQTDEIRALASEVDILPRTHGSGLFTRGQTQALSICTLGALGDVQVIDGLGIEESKRFMHHYNFPLFSVGETGPIRGPGRREIGHGALGERALEQVIPSESDFPYTIRLVSEVLESNGSTSQASICASTMAMMAAGVPLTAPVAGIAMGLVKHGDDMTVLTDIQGMEDALGDMDFKVAGTKHGVTALQMDIKIDGITREVLKEALEQARDGRLKILDNMLSAIPEPRNELSQYAPKIKTMTIHPDKIRSVIGPSGKNINKIIEETGVKIDIEQDGTVFISGLDVEMIDKALSIIEENVREAKVGETYVGTVKRIEKFGCFVEIFKGKDGLVHISQLANERVGKVEDVVSIGDELKVKVTEIDNQGRVNLSHKAVLNEQAK, from the coding sequence ATGAGTAAAGAAACCAAAGTATATTCAATGGAATGGGCAGGACGAACTCTGTCATTTGAAGTCGGTAAGTATGCAAAACAGGCAAATGGAGCTGTGATGGTGAAGTACGGGGATACAACTGTACTGTCTACTGCTACGGGATCAAAAGAACCAAAGGACCTTCCTTTCTTTCCATTGACTGTGAACTATGAAGAGCGCTTGTATGCTGCGGGTAAAATCCCTGGGGGATTCATTAAACGTGAAGGACGTCCAAGTGATAATGCAGTACTTACTTCACGATTAATTGACCGGCCGATCCGACCTTTATTTCCAGACGGCTATCGTAATGATGTTCAAGTTATCAGCATGGTTATGAGCAGTGATCAGAATGCATCTTCAGAAATGGCGGCAATGATTGGTTCCTCCATGGCGTTATCTATTTCAGATATTCCATTCGGCGGGCCGATTGCGGGTGTTGTTGTTGGACGCGTAGATGGCGAATTCATCATTAACCCAACGACCACTCAAATGGCTGAAAGCGATATTGATCTGATTGTGGCAGGTACAAAAGATGCGGTGAATATGGTTGAGGCAGGTGCTGAACAAGTTCCTGAATCAGACATGCTTGAAGCCATCCTGTTTGGACATGATGAGATCAAACGCCTCGTTGCTTTTCAAGAAGAGATTGTTGCGGAAGTCGGTAAATCGAAGATGGAAGTGCAATTGCTTACTACGGACCAGGAACTTCAATCTGAACTTCGAGAGAAGGCTTATGAAAAATTGAAGGAAGCTGCGAAAGTTGTAGAGAAATCAGCACGAGAAGATGCGATCTCCGATGTCTTTGATGAAATTCAGCTTGACTATGTTTCAAAAGAAGATGAAGAGGACCGTTCAAAAGAAATAAAAGAAATTTTGAATAAGCTGGTTAAAGAAGTTGTCAGGGAATTAATTACAAAAGAGAATATTCGTCCTGATGGACGTCAAACAGACGAAATCCGTGCGCTTGCATCCGAAGTTGATATTTTGCCTCGTACTCATGGCTCCGGTTTATTTACACGGGGTCAGACGCAGGCATTAAGTATTTGTACACTTGGAGCGCTTGGTGATGTTCAAGTGATTGATGGATTGGGCATTGAAGAGTCAAAACGGTTTATGCATCACTATAATTTCCCACTTTTCTCTGTTGGAGAAACAGGTCCAATCAGAGGACCGGGCCGTCGTGAAATTGGTCATGGAGCTTTGGGAGAACGTGCCCTTGAACAGGTCATTCCATCTGAAAGTGATTTCCCGTATACCATTCGTCTCGTATCGGAGGTACTTGAATCCAATGGGTCAACCTCGCAGGCAAGCATTTGTGCATCAACCATGGCAATGATGGCTGCAGGAGTTCCTCTTACGGCCCCTGTAGCAGGGATCGCAATGGGTCTTGTGAAACATGGTGATGACATGACTGTTCTGACAGATATTCAAGGCATGGAAGATGCACTGGGAGACATGGACTTCAAAGTAGCAGGAACCAAGCATGGTGTAACAGCACTTCAAATGGATATCAAAATTGACGGAATCACTCGTGAAGTGCTAAAGGAAGCCCTTGAACAGGCTCGTGATGGCAGATTGAAGATTCTTGATAACATGCTGTCTGCGATTCCTGAACCACGTAATGAGTTAAGTCAATATGCTCCGAAGATCAAAACCATGACCATACATCCCGATAAGATCCGCTCTGTTATTGGACCAAGTGGTAAAAATATCAATAAGATCATTGAAGAGACCGGTGTTAAAATTGATATTGAACAGGATGGGACAGTTTTCATTTCCGGTCTTGATGTCGAGATGATCGATAAGGCACTCTCCATTATTGAAGAAAATGTTCGCGAAGCAAAAGTGGGAGAAACTTACGTTGGCACAGTCAAGCGTATTGAAAAGTTTGGTTGTTTCGTTGAAATCTTTAAAGGCAAAGATGGACTGGTGCATATCTCTCAACTTGCGAACGAGCGAGTCGGTAAAGTGGAAGATGTTGTCTCTATCGGTGACGAGTTGAAAGTTAAAGTTACTGAAATCGATAATCAGGGGCGGGTAAATCTCTCTCATAAAGCCGTTCTGAACGAGCAGGCTAAGTAA
- the rpsO gene encoding 30S ribosomal protein S15 encodes MALTVERKNEIIEKFKTHENDTGSPEVQIAILTEQITTLNDHLRTHKKDHHSRRGLLKMVGQRRNLLTYLRNKDVTRYRQVVDALGLRR; translated from the coding sequence ATGGCTTTAACAGTAGAACGCAAGAACGAGATCATTGAAAAGTTCAAAACACATGAAAATGATACGGGTTCTCCAGAAGTACAGATTGCTATCCTTACCGAACAGATCACGACATTGAATGATCATCTTCGTACGCATAAGAAGGATCATCACTCCCGTCGGGGACTGCTCAAAATGGTAGGACAGCGTCGTAACCTGCTCACGTATCTGCGTAACAAAGATGTTACCCGATATCGTCAGGTTGTTGATGCACTCGGATTACGTCGTTAA
- a CDS encoding bifunctional riboflavin kinase/FAD synthetase codes for MSYPQPALNIEPAALALGFFDGVHRGHQKVIRHAVEIAKTKGIKSGVMTFYPHPKEILRPDEADQVKYLSTLDEKINLIDALGVDYLFIVTFDESFADLSPQQFVDQFLIRQSVRHVIAGFDYTYGRMGKGTMETLPFHSRGMLERTVVNKVKSEDEKISSTSIRDSLIKGDIEKVNAYLGRVYSLTGHVEQGDQRGRTIGFPTANVSIDQKTLMPANGVYAVTVRTAGEEKIHKGICNIGFKPTFNDKHPETPVLEAHIFDYEGDLYDQELSVSFHKFIRGEQKFSGPDQLVRQINLDSEQVKAFFAGKQKD; via the coding sequence ATGAGTTATCCTCAACCTGCTCTGAATATTGAACCAGCCGCTTTGGCACTTGGTTTTTTTGACGGCGTTCACAGAGGACATCAGAAAGTGATCAGACATGCGGTTGAGATTGCAAAAACAAAGGGGATTAAAAGTGGTGTCATGACATTTTATCCGCACCCTAAAGAAATTCTGAGACCGGATGAGGCAGATCAGGTGAAGTATTTATCGACCTTAGATGAGAAGATCAATCTGATCGATGCCTTAGGGGTTGATTATCTGTTTATCGTTACGTTTGATGAATCATTTGCGGATCTGTCTCCTCAACAGTTCGTAGATCAATTCCTGATTCGGCAATCGGTCAGGCATGTTATCGCAGGTTTTGATTACACTTATGGTCGCATGGGGAAAGGAACCATGGAAACACTGCCATTTCACTCCCGTGGAATGCTTGAAAGAACAGTGGTCAATAAAGTCAAATCAGAAGATGAAAAAATCAGTTCTACATCGATTCGTGATTCTTTGATTAAGGGAGATATCGAAAAGGTCAATGCTTATTTAGGGCGTGTTTACTCATTGACAGGTCATGTGGAACAGGGTGATCAAAGAGGGCGAACAATTGGTTTTCCGACAGCAAATGTGAGCATTGATCAAAAAACATTGATGCCTGCAAATGGCGTTTATGCAGTCACAGTTCGTACGGCCGGTGAGGAAAAAATCCATAAAGGGATTTGTAACATAGGCTTTAAACCGACCTTTAACGATAAGCATCCCGAAACGCCCGTTTTAGAGGCTCATATCTTTGACTACGAAGGTGATTTATACGATCAGGAGCTGTCAGTCAGTTTTCACAAATTTATTCGAGGTGAGCAAAAATTTTCGGGGCCGGATCAACTGGTGAGACAAATCAACTTGGATTCGGAGCAGGTGAAAGCGTTTTTTGCTGGTAAACAGAAGGACTGA
- the truB gene encoding tRNA pseudouridine(55) synthase TruB — MGILPLWKPRGMTSFQAVRQASKILGTKKAGHTGTLDPDVNGVLPVCVGRATKIVQYLTEAGKMYTGEVTIGWSTETEDSSGQLVSKDYPAENIPEEDVDAVLTKLHGEQTQIPPMYSAVKVKGRRLYEYARAGEEVERPARLVTIHELKRVSPVTQNEDGAVRFSFKCSCSKGTYIRTLAVTIGEELGFPAHMSNLTRNASGSFTEADCVTFEEMEQQEVNDISQLLIPVERAFEKIPSIVVNETDRIRILQGGILPLSDDVKNTDDAFFSVLDEKLRLIALYKKDPKRSGMMRPEKMIRTVLDFEKDE, encoded by the coding sequence ATGGGTATTCTACCACTTTGGAAACCAAGGGGTATGACTTCATTTCAAGCCGTAAGACAGGCAAGTAAAATACTGGGCACAAAAAAAGCCGGACATACCGGAACCCTTGATCCGGATGTCAATGGCGTCCTTCCCGTTTGTGTAGGGCGGGCCACCAAGATTGTCCAGTACTTAACTGAAGCCGGGAAGATGTATACAGGCGAAGTAACGATCGGGTGGTCCACTGAAACAGAAGATTCAAGTGGCCAGTTGGTTTCAAAAGACTATCCAGCTGAGAATATTCCCGAAGAAGACGTAGATGCGGTTTTAACGAAATTGCATGGTGAGCAAACGCAGATCCCACCTATGTATTCTGCTGTGAAGGTAAAGGGGCGAAGGCTTTATGAATATGCCCGTGCAGGAGAAGAAGTTGAACGACCTGCCAGATTAGTGACCATTCATGAACTGAAGCGGGTATCACCGGTTACGCAAAATGAGGATGGAGCGGTCAGATTCTCATTCAAATGCAGTTGCAGTAAAGGAACCTATATCCGAACCCTGGCAGTAACAATAGGTGAAGAACTCGGGTTTCCTGCTCATATGTCGAACCTGACAAGGAATGCATCGGGTTCGTTTACTGAAGCCGATTGTGTTACATTTGAGGAGATGGAACAACAAGAGGTAAATGATATAAGTCAATTGCTGATTCCGGTGGAACGGGCTTTCGAAAAGATCCCATCAATCGTTGTAAATGAAACTGATCGAATCCGCATTCTTCAAGGTGGGATTTTGCCTTTATCTGACGATGTCAAAAATACTGATGACGCTTTTTTTTCTGTACTGGATGAAAAGTTGAGGTTGATTGCATTATACAAAAAAGATCCGAAACGCTCGGGAATGATGCGTCCTGAGAAAATGATCCGTACAGTATTAGATTTTGAAAAAGACGAGTAA
- the rbfA gene encoding 30S ribosome-binding factor RbfA, which produces MGNLRANRVGEQIKKELTDIIQRGIKDPRIGFVTVTAVDVTGDLQQATAFVTVYGDEEERSKSLDALEKAKGFIRSEIGQRIKLRKTPELQFKFDESIDRGNRIDELLRNLNKEG; this is translated from the coding sequence ATGGGGAATTTAAGAGCGAACCGCGTAGGTGAGCAGATCAAAAAAGAACTGACAGACATCATTCAGCGTGGTATCAAAGACCCCCGCATCGGATTCGTTACTGTCACAGCAGTGGACGTGACCGGTGACTTGCAACAGGCAACAGCTTTCGTTACTGTTTATGGTGATGAAGAGGAGCGAAGTAAAAGTCTGGATGCACTTGAAAAAGCAAAGGGCTTCATCAGAAGCGAGATTGGCCAGCGTATTAAATTACGTAAAACACCTGAACTGCAATTTAAATTTGATGAAAGCATCGATCGCGGTAACCGCATTGATGAGCTGCTCAGGAACCTGAATAAGGAAGGCTGA
- a CDS encoding DUF503 domain-containing protein, with translation MIGVIVIEAMLYDCQTLKEKRSIIKSLVTRLSQRFNIAIAETNHQERWQRVQWTVVTVSNERQQAEKELNRALSFIDSYVSVEVTEIDWEWL, from the coding sequence ATGATCGGTGTCATTGTAATCGAAGCAATGCTTTATGATTGTCAGACTTTGAAAGAGAAACGTTCCATCATAAAAAGCTTGGTAACCAGATTGTCTCAGCGTTTTAATATTGCCATTGCTGAGACAAATCATCAGGAACGCTGGCAGCGTGTACAGTGGACGGTCGTCACTGTCAGTAATGAACGTCAACAAGCTGAAAAAGAACTGAATCGTGCGCTGTCTTTTATCGATAGTTATGTCTCGGTAGAAGTAACAGAAATTGACTGGGAATGGCTTTGA
- the infB gene encoding translation initiation factor IF-2: protein MSKKRIYEYAKENNTTSKEVINKLKDLGIEVSNHMSVIDQESMNKLEGITGKSNQPEKKTAESRKPADNNRNQDRPKNQTQNKPQQPNKGQGSTNKPQNNQVKSGNQKNQPNQKNQGNKGPGNQQNRGQNKGINKGGNKNRNRKNDKRQQNPNQQPSTMPRKLPEKVLYTPPVTVGEFAEKIYREPSEIIKKLMFLGVMATINQELDKDALEILAEEYGIKVEEEIIIDETDFETAISEADDDEGKTEERPAVVTIMGHVDHGKTTLLDSIRHTKVVAGEAGGITQHIGAYQVEENDKKITFLDTPGHAAFTTMRARGAQVTDITILVVAADDGVMPQTIEAINHAKAAEVPIIVAVNKIDKEGANPDRVMQELTEHGLVAEAWGGDTIFVEVSALNAKGIDDLLEMILLVTEVEELKANPDREAYGTVVEAELDRGRGPVATLLVQGGTLHVGDPIVVGNAFGKVRAMVNDLGRRVKTAEPSMPVEITGLNAVPQAGDRFMVFKDEKKARQIGEQRAMKKRQAERRETSRVSLDDLFNQIQQGDIKEINIIVKADVQGSAEAMKGSLEKIEVEGVKINIIHTGVGAIAESDIILASASNAIVIGFNVRPDVNAKRTADVEGVDIRLHRVIYNAIEEIESAMKGLLDPVYQEKVIGQAEVRQIFKVSKVGSIAGSYVTDGKITRHSSVRVIRDGVVIFEGVLKDLKRFKDDVKEVSNNYECGITIEKFNDVKEGDIIEAFVMEEVKPK from the coding sequence TTGAGTAAAAAAAGAATTTACGAATATGCAAAAGAAAATAATACAACCAGTAAAGAAGTGATCAATAAACTGAAGGATTTAGGGATTGAAGTCTCCAATCATATGAGCGTGATTGATCAGGAAAGTATGAATAAACTTGAAGGAATCACAGGAAAAAGTAATCAACCTGAGAAAAAAACGGCAGAGAGCCGTAAACCTGCGGACAATAATCGTAATCAGGACCGGCCGAAAAATCAGACCCAAAATAAGCCGCAGCAACCCAATAAAGGACAGGGCAGCACAAATAAACCACAAAACAATCAGGTGAAATCCGGTAACCAGAAAAACCAGCCAAATCAAAAGAATCAAGGAAACAAAGGGCCGGGAAATCAGCAAAACCGAGGTCAGAACAAAGGTATTAATAAAGGTGGTAACAAAAACCGCAATCGTAAAAATGATAAGCGGCAGCAAAATCCGAACCAGCAACCTTCCACCATGCCGCGTAAGCTCCCGGAAAAAGTGTTGTACACACCACCCGTTACAGTTGGTGAATTTGCGGAGAAAATTTACCGCGAACCATCTGAGATTATCAAAAAGCTGATGTTCCTTGGAGTTATGGCAACCATCAACCAGGAATTGGATAAAGATGCTTTGGAAATCCTTGCAGAAGAATATGGTATCAAGGTTGAAGAAGAAATCATTATAGACGAAACGGATTTCGAAACAGCCATTTCTGAAGCGGATGATGATGAGGGGAAAACTGAGGAACGTCCTGCGGTTGTTACCATCATGGGACACGTCGACCATGGTAAGACGACATTACTTGACAGCATCCGCCATACGAAAGTCGTTGCAGGTGAAGCGGGCGGAATAACGCAACACATCGGTGCTTATCAAGTTGAGGAAAACGATAAGAAAATCACTTTCCTTGATACTCCAGGGCACGCTGCGTTTACAACGATGCGCGCGCGCGGGGCTCAGGTGACCGATATTACCATTCTCGTCGTTGCAGCGGATGATGGCGTCATGCCTCAAACGATAGAAGCCATCAACCACGCTAAAGCTGCGGAAGTACCGATCATTGTGGCTGTTAACAAGATTGATAAAGAAGGAGCCAATCCTGATCGTGTTATGCAGGAGTTGACAGAACATGGTCTGGTAGCTGAAGCATGGGGTGGCGACACGATTTTCGTTGAAGTGTCCGCATTAAATGCAAAAGGAATTGACGACCTCCTTGAGATGATTCTCCTTGTTACTGAAGTTGAAGAACTAAAAGCTAATCCGGATCGGGAAGCATATGGAACCGTAGTGGAAGCCGAGCTGGACCGTGGACGAGGGCCAGTTGCTACACTTCTCGTACAAGGTGGAACACTTCATGTCGGTGATCCGATTGTTGTCGGCAACGCATTTGGTAAAGTGCGGGCAATGGTCAATGATCTTGGCCGAAGAGTGAAAACTGCAGAACCTTCCATGCCGGTGGAAATTACGGGTCTCAATGCTGTTCCACAGGCAGGCGACCGCTTTATGGTCTTTAAAGATGAAAAGAAAGCCCGTCAGATTGGTGAGCAACGAGCAATGAAAAAACGTCAGGCTGAGCGCAGAGAAACCTCACGCGTTTCACTTGATGATCTGTTCAACCAGATTCAGCAAGGGGACATCAAAGAGATAAATATCATTGTAAAAGCGGATGTTCAAGGTTCGGCAGAAGCAATGAAAGGCTCCCTTGAAAAGATCGAGGTTGAAGGTGTTAAAATCAACATCATTCACACCGGGGTTGGGGCGATTGCGGAATCTGATATTATTCTGGCGTCAGCTTCAAACGCAATTGTCATCGGATTTAACGTCAGACCCGATGTCAATGCCAAACGGACCGCTGATGTCGAGGGTGTGGATATTCGTTTACACCGCGTCATTTATAATGCAATTGAAGAAATTGAATCAGCGATGAAAGGTCTTCTTGATCCTGTTTATCAGGAAAAAGTGATTGGTCAGGCAGAGGTTCGTCAAATTTTCAAAGTCTCGAAGGTCGGTTCTATTGCTGGTTCCTATGTAACAGACGGAAAAATTACCCGACACTCCTCTGTTCGCGTGATTCGAGATGGGGTTGTCATCTTTGAAGGTGTATTGAAGGATCTTAAACGTTTCAAAGATGATGTGAAGGAAGTTTCTAACAACTATGAATGTGGTATTACCATTGAAAAATTTAATGATGTGAAAGAAGGCGACATTATCGAAGCTTTCGTTATGGAGGAAGTTAAACCGAAATGA
- a CDS encoding YlxQ family RNA-binding protein: protein MSQHWTSTLGLVQRAGALVTGEEQVIKAIQSNKAKLVIVASDASSGTLKKMTDKTTFYRVRLAVVSDRETLGHALGKHERVSIAVMDQGFATSIMNRIQKELDGQ, encoded by the coding sequence ATGAGTCAGCACTGGACGTCGACACTGGGACTTGTTCAACGGGCCGGAGCTCTTGTTACAGGAGAAGAACAGGTGATCAAAGCGATTCAATCCAACAAAGCAAAGCTGGTTATTGTTGCATCAGACGCCTCATCGGGAACCTTGAAAAAAATGACGGATAAAACAACGTTTTATCGCGTACGGCTTGCAGTTGTTTCAGATCGTGAAACATTGGGGCATGCTTTGGGTAAACATGAGAGAGTTTCCATTGCTGTCATGGACCAGGGATTTGCCACTTCGATCATGAACCGGATCCAGAAAGAACTGGACGGTCAATAA
- the rnpM gene encoding RNase P modulator RnpM, translating into MTSKKKTPLRKCIVTQEMKPKKELIRVVRSPEGEIFVDPSSKKSGRGAYIANDRKVIEKARQSNLLARNLKAKVSDEVYDQLIHEHERSKLR; encoded by the coding sequence ATGACATCAAAAAAGAAAACACCCTTGAGAAAGTGTATAGTCACACAGGAAATGAAACCTAAAAAAGAGTTGATCAGAGTTGTTCGCTCACCGGAAGGTGAGATCTTCGTTGATCCAAGCAGTAAGAAATCAGGTCGTGGAGCGTATATTGCAAATGATCGAAAAGTGATCGAAAAAGCAAGACAGTCAAATTTACTTGCTAGAAACCTGAAAGCCAAAGTATCAGACGAGGTTTACGATCAGTTGATTCATGAACATGAGAGAAGCAAGTTGCGATGA
- the nusA gene encoding transcription termination factor NusA, which produces MNSEFMDALATIEKDKGIDKEIILEAIEQALITGYKRNFNSAQNVRVDIDRETGQIRVFARKTVVEEVFDERLEISQDAAKEINVHYEVDDIVEIEVTPRDFGRIAAQTAKQVVTQRVREAERGIIYSDFIDREEDIMTGIVQRQDHRFIYVDLGKVEAIMPLNEQMPNETYRHNDRIKAFITKVEKTTKGPQIMISRSHPGLLKRLFELEVPEIYDGTVEVKSVSREAGERSKISVHAEDEDVDPVGSCVGQRGQRVQTIVDELKGEKIDIVRWSEDPKVYVSNALSPSKVVEVLVNEAEKTTTVIVPDYQLSLAIGKRGQNARLAAKLTGWKIDIKSESEAEESGIYPLSDEESFFEEEVEEDTPESFADLADNDLLDFDEEADYDSEKDDQE; this is translated from the coding sequence ATGAACAGTGAATTTATGGATGCCTTGGCAACCATTGAAAAAGATAAAGGAATAGATAAAGAAATTATTCTTGAAGCCATTGAACAAGCCCTGATTACAGGTTATAAACGAAATTTCAACTCCGCCCAAAATGTTAGGGTAGACATCGACAGAGAAACGGGACAAATCAGAGTTTTTGCCCGCAAAACGGTTGTTGAAGAGGTGTTTGATGAAAGGCTGGAGATCAGTCAAGATGCAGCCAAAGAAATCAACGTGCACTATGAAGTCGATGATATCGTTGAAATTGAGGTGACACCCCGGGATTTCGGCCGGATTGCTGCACAAACGGCAAAACAGGTGGTAACTCAACGCGTTCGAGAAGCAGAGCGTGGGATTATTTATTCCGATTTTATCGATCGTGAAGAAGACATCATGACAGGCATAGTCCAAAGGCAGGATCATCGGTTCATTTATGTTGATCTTGGAAAAGTCGAGGCTATTATGCCACTGAATGAGCAAATGCCGAATGAAACATATCGACACAATGACCGGATCAAGGCGTTCATCACCAAAGTCGAAAAAACGACAAAGGGACCACAAATCATGATATCGAGGTCACATCCCGGTCTTCTCAAACGTCTTTTTGAATTGGAAGTACCTGAGATTTATGATGGTACTGTCGAGGTGAAATCAGTTTCCAGAGAAGCAGGAGAACGATCTAAAATCTCCGTTCATGCAGAGGACGAAGATGTCGACCCGGTAGGTTCCTGCGTCGGTCAACGGGGACAGCGGGTGCAAACTATCGTTGATGAACTAAAAGGTGAGAAGATAGATATTGTCCGCTGGTCAGAAGACCCGAAAGTATATGTTTCCAATGCATTGAGTCCTTCGAAAGTAGTGGAAGTGCTTGTAAACGAAGCTGAGAAGACAACAACGGTGATTGTGCCGGATTACCAATTATCTCTTGCTATTGGTAAACGAGGACAAAACGCCAGGCTCGCTGCTAAACTCACGGGTTGGAAAATTGATATTAAGAGTGAATCAGAAGCAGAAGAATCGGGTATATATCCATTATCTGATGAAGAAAGTTTCTTTGAAGAAGAAGTCGAAGAAGATACACCGGAATCATTTGCAGATCTCGCGGATAATGATCTTCTGGATTTTGATGAAGAAGCGGATTATGATTCGGAGAAGGACGACCAGGAGTGA
- the rimP gene encoding ribosome maturation factor RimP, whose amino-acid sequence MGVDVTQKVEQLVQPILDELNLELVDIEFVKEGKNWFLRVFIDGPEGIGLDDCSTVSEQLSKSLDSTDPIDQAYYLEVSSPGAERPLKKANDIAKAVGKNVHVSTYAPLDGEKVFEGRLLSFDGELLVIEQKVKTQKLEKTIPYDKVAKARLAVLF is encoded by the coding sequence ATGGGCGTAGATGTTACGCAGAAAGTGGAACAACTGGTTCAACCGATCCTGGATGAACTCAATCTTGAACTGGTCGATATTGAGTTTGTCAAGGAAGGTAAAAACTGGTTTCTCCGTGTATTTATAGATGGACCAGAAGGCATTGGATTGGACGATTGTTCCACGGTCAGTGAACAGTTGAGTAAATCGCTGGACAGCACCGATCCGATTGATCAGGCCTATTACCTGGAAGTGTCATCACCAGGGGCTGAACGGCCATTGAAAAAAGCGAATGATATCGCAAAAGCGGTCGGGAAAAATGTTCACGTCTCCACTTACGCGCCATTAGATGGTGAGAAAGTCTTTGAAGGAAGATTACTCTCTTTTGATGGAGAGTTATTGGTCATTGAGCAGAAAGTGAAGACGCAGAAACTGGAAAAAACCATTCCATATGACAAAGTAGCAAAAGCTCGTTTAGCTGTTTTGTTTTAA